From Bos indicus isolate NIAB-ARS_2022 breed Sahiwal x Tharparkar chromosome X, NIAB-ARS_B.indTharparkar_mat_pri_1.0, whole genome shotgun sequence:
CCCAGCAGAGGCATCAGAAGACCATTCTTTGGCAGCCCCCGGTCACCTCTCATAGACTCACTGGCGCTGAGATCTAGGTGGCTCACCAGGGTATAGCAGTGACTGTTGGGTCTGACTTCCTTCAGCACCAGGCCAAACACCAGCTCCATGCACTCGGAGGCCCTGCTAAGGATCTCAGGGAATTGTTCCTTGTACCTTCTATTAATTTCCTGCAGCATTTCGGACCTCTTAATGAGCTCCCTCATCTTATACTTAAACAGCATGTACTGCACCAATATCTCTGCCTTCCTGGTCAGAAGATCTCTGTGAGAGCTcgcagcagcagctgaggcttGGGAGGAATTTTCACCTTCCTGAACTTGTCCCTCGGCACCTACACCAGATCTTGAGCATGCTGTGCCACGCACTGCAGATCTTGAGCGTGCTATGCCACCGACACCAGATCTTTTACATATAGCACCTGCAGCAGCACTGGTGGTGCCTTGGGCTCCCTGAGGCTCCGTGGCGGTGCCAGCAGCAGACCAGCTTGAGGGAGTGCTCTCTGAatcaggaggggaagaggaggtggtCTCTTCTCCCCTAGATGTGGTAGCCTGATCATGAAGACCCTGGGTCTCAGCTCGGGCCTGGTGACGTTTCTCACGAGCACAGTGCttactcttctgcccatggggcATGATGGCTGTGGCCAGGAACCGCAGGCAGGAGTCTGGGCCAATACACAGGAGATTCAGGCACCTGGAGGATGGAGAAAGAGGTGACATGAGCACCTTAAAACAGGGAGACTCTTACTTGGCTTAATCAAAGGCCGCCTCTGCAGGTGTCCTTGAGGACACTGCTCTaggaacccacaaggctcctgttTTCCTGCACAGCCTGTTCCCACAGAATCCCACAGAGGAAGAACAGAGGCCTTACTTTTCCTCTgcatcctctcagccctcctctgGATTTACTCAGGTGACAGCAGGTGCCAGCAGTGGGGTTTTCTAAGTTCTACTTCAGTATTATCACGTCAAGTCCTGGCGGAGCCTTGGCACCCTTCCCTCTGCTACTCTGATGTAGACACTTCAGACCTCCCCATGATCCAGAGGTAAGTGAAGGAATGCCTCATACCACCTCCCTGCCAGGAGATAGATAACCAGTGCTGAGAgctcattagggtcttttctatcCTGAGTTCACTGGGATCATCATTCAAGGTCCTTACCTTGGCTCCTTAAAATGTTGGGCACCATTATACATTTGTGGACTGGTGTCTGCACCTTCAGACTAGACATTTCCCCTCCTGCAGACTTCGTATAGAACAGTAAAGAAGGGGCTCAGCCTCACAGCCCTTCCCTGAGATTTCCTGGGCTGAAATCCAAGGGTGGGATGGATGCACTGAGTCCTCACTCAGGTTCATCAATTTAGCTCCCAGTAGtgaagcttggagaaggcaacggcaccccactccagtactctttcctggaaaatcccacggatggaggagcctggtaggctgcagtccatggggtcactaatagttggaaacgactgagcaacttcactttcacttttcactttcatgcattggagaaggaaatggcaacccactccagtgttttgatTGGGGGATCTCAGGGGCGGGAGAGCCTgggggctgacgtctatggggtcacatagagtcggacaggaatggagtgacttagcagtagcagtagagaaGCTCAACTTTTTCCTGAAGTGATGACTGCTTGATAGTAAAAGCCAATCACTCTGTGTCCCAAAAGCAGGAAGTGAAGATGACCATATCTTACCAAACACGGTCTCCTGAGAACAAAATCTGGTGCAGGCAGGTTGATGTCCCTGTGAACCCTCACAAGATCCCAATTCAaggtctaaaatatttttttccttctgttttctcctatacgtctttttgaaaataatttttttacaatattaattcATAATAGTGTAccagtttctgccacacatcaatatgaatcagccataggtacatcttatgtctcctccatcttgaaactccctcccatgtCACACCCCTCTTAAGATATCAGAGTGCTGGCTTTGAGCTCCCTGGTCATAAAACTATTTTCCACTGGTTGTCTATATTCCATATGGTAATGTGCACGTtttcagtgttactctctcaatctgcccctccctctccttcccccactgggtccaccagtctgttctctatgtcggcatctccaggctgccctgcaaataggttcatcagtaccatctttctggattccatacatatgcattaatatttgaTATTGGCTTTCCTCTTTATGAATTAATTCACTCTGCTtacaaaaactaggaataaaactaccacatgagcCAACAATCCCACTAGTGGgcgtataccctgaggaaatggGGATGGAAAAAGACACTTGTACTCGTCTTCACTGCAGAACTGTtttcaatagccaggacacagaagcaaccaagCTCTACATTTGACTCATGACAGGGTCTAAGGTTTCTCCCTCTGCTGACCACTCCATTCAGACCAAGACCCTTACTTCCCCATTAGCGTGCAGTGGGGACAGACATGTATTCTTGAGGTCTCCTAGGGATGACGACAGGGAGATGTGGTCCGAATGACGGGTGTGGAACATCCACAGCCTCCAAGGTTCTCACCATCCACCAGGACACCTGAAACCTTCCCTTGTCAACCTGAGGCTGCCCCCACTGACCTGGTCTCTCACTTCCCTGAGACGTCCCAGGAAGTGTCATGTCAAAACGCCTGATTCTCCCAGTCCTCAAAATAGGACTGGCGCCTTATGTGACTCCATTTCTTATGGGAGGAGCCTCCATCCTCACTCAGCGTCACAGCCATTAATATTGGGGACCAGGTCTCTTTGTTGAACTGGGTTTATTCCATTACAGCAAGGCTCTCACTTCCCCAAAACCACCTCCAGTGGACACCAGGGGGCACCACAGTTGGCCAGCTCTACCCAGGGCCTCCTAGAGCCCAGTACAGGGGAGCCGCTCAGAGTGGCCCCCTTGGCGGTGTCGAAGTCTGCTCATCAGCCCTCAGGGCTTTCATCTAGGTCCTAGAGCTCCTCCGGGGGTAGAATCCGGGCCTACCCCCACAGACCAATGCCTTAGCCTGAGACACTCTAGACCACATTCAGccgatagctctgagggactctTAAGAGCCATATcacaggggtgggatgtggatggGTCACTTTTATTACTGggagggttgggaaagtcccttcAGCTCCATTCAGGTTCTCACCTTGGTTCCGGACAAGTCCTGAACTCTAAGTCTCCGCCATACGGTCGCCGCGGCTACCGGTCGATCTGCTGGGTTTCAAAGCAGAAGTGGAGGGGAGCTGCATAAGGTCCTACGTGGGGTCTCCCAGTGATGACAGCAGGGGCAGCATGCTATGGGAACACCAGTAGCTCAATATTCATCCGTCCCTGGGTACTCCTTGTGCGGTGTATCAGAGCCCAGGATGCCCCCTCCTATGAACCTGAGTCTTCCAGCTCCCAAACAAAGCCCTCGCCTTCCCAAGTCCCTAGTGGTGGGAGGCCAGCTGTGCTCTGAGCATCTCTGCTTGTCAGGTGGGTTGCTACTCTGTGAGCCTCCTTCGTTGGGGTAGAGATCCTCTCACTAGCACTGATGGTCCCCACCTTAAGTCTGGTTATGGTCAAGACACCCCCATCTGCAGATCTGGGTTCTGATCTGGCTAGAGGAGACTCAGCCCTCCCTAAGATCACACAGGTTGAATGAGTGGACCACTCAGAAGGAGCTCCTGTGGGCTTCTCAAGGCTAAGAATTTACAGAATTCTGTTCGGCTCCCTCTGCAGGGGTCCCCGCTAACACTCAGCATCGCATGTGAAGTCCTCCTTGGATTCAGGTCCCTCCCTCTGCGAAACTGCAGCTGATTGTATTAGAGGTCTCACCTCGCTAAGACTTCCTAGACTGAAATCAACCTGACATCTGTGCCCAGAGCTTCCTGGGGACCACAGCATCAGTGATTTTCCAGGGCCTCCTTTTATAGTGTGTGCTACTGTGAGTACACTTTCAGGTCCTCACATTGACACATGACGAATCCTGTAACTCTACTCTCTGTTTTATGAAGCTTCTTGTCTTACATCAAAGTCCTAGTCTCCTGAGAATTCCAAGTTGGAAGTCAGGATGATCTTCATGTGATCCTAGTCCATCAGGGCTTCTGAGAATAGACAGTGGGGATGCAACTTGAGTCATTCTGATTCCTCTTGCTTACCATCCTCAATGTATCTACCACAGCCTGGGACTGCTCCGTCTACTGAGCTAAGATTCCTCTTCTTAGTCTTTGGGTGACCactatattcagggttgattatcTCCTTAGTCCCCCTTTATGGAGGTTCTCATATCAGCTTCTGTCCCTTGATTAAAGTCTTCCTGGGGAATGCATATTCCTACAAACAGTGAGCAGTTACCCTATAGCAAATCTTGGAGAAAATGGGTCTCAGTCCCAAAAGTGATGTAAGATTAGGAAAATGCAGCAGAAATTAAGGAGCTCAGGACAGATGTTATGATGTCAAAGAGATAGAGGTGATATATTCCTGCTCTTTAGCCAGATTTAGGgtgtgtgcttaatcgctcagtcatgtcccactctttgtgaccccatgtactgtagctcgccaggctcctctgtccatgcagattctccaggcaagaatactgaagtgtgttacATGCCCTCCACAGGGATTgtgcccaacccagagattgaacccaggtctcctgcattgcaggcgcattctgTACCATCTGATTCACCAGATTTAGGGtagttctaaaatatttactcttggcacctccctgttggtccagtggttatgcgctcccgatgcaggggtcctcagtttgatccctcgtcaggtaacttgatcccacatgccacaactaaaaatctcACATCCAACAACTAAGAGTtctcgtgccacaactaaaatctcacattccacaactaaagagcctgcatGTGGCAACAAAGATTCCCAGTGTccaaactaagacccagagcagtcaaaaaataaatagaaataactatttttaattaaaacaaataaaatgtttactttctaCATAGAAGGATAGCGCCAGATAATCTTGTAAGCCCTCGATCACTTGAGGGTGTCTGA
This genomic window contains:
- the LOC139181148 gene encoding melanoma-associated antigen B4-like, whose amino-acid sequence is MPHGQKSKHCAREKRHQARAETQGLHDQATTSRGEETTSSSPPDSESTPSSWSAAGTATEPQGAQGTTSAAAGAICKRSGVGGIARSRSAVRGTACSRSGVGAEGQVQEGENSSQASAAAASSHRDLLTRKAEILVQYMLFKYKMRELIKRSEMLQEINRRYKEQFPEILSRASECMELVFGLVLKEVRPNSHCYTLVSHLDLSASESMRGDRGLPKNGLLMPLLGVIYLNGNHAPEEKIWKFLNMLGIYDGRSHFIFGEPRKLITEDLVREEYLEYRQVPGSDPPRYEFLCGPKALTETGKMKVLQFLAKVKDSVHPALQPQYEEAWREEVESTGARGAARAGTSASTRPGTAASASAGTSATVRPGTAASASAGPSASATARPRAASSRSSRP